The Neofelis nebulosa isolate mNeoNeb1 chromosome 1, mNeoNeb1.pri, whole genome shotgun sequence sequence cttccctccctcttacCACTTCTCCCAAAAGTACTACCAAGCAGAAGGTTTCCACCCACCTTAGGCCTTCAGCATATGACCATGTATCGAAAAGAATTCCTGTTAAAACATCTCCTACTTTCCCTGCCAGAAAAGGTGCGTTGTCCAGAGGTTCCACGTATACAGCCATCCTGGGTCTGCTCCCAGATGGATAAAGCCTTGACCCAGCCGTGGGCTGCTTGTTGACTGGGCCACCGGGGCACCCGACCTCCTTACCCTTTTCTGGACCTTGCTCCAGGACAGATTTGAATTCACCATGTCTACAGGTCGACCCAAAACACTGGCCTTTCCTGGGGACCGCCAGAACTGTCTCGAAATTGTGACACCCAAAGTGGCTGTCACTCCCCTGAGACTGAGAAGCAGGATGTTTGAGGAGCTGGGCAGCCTTGGAGAAGGTCTTCTATTTCACCACAAAGGGAAGACTGAGGACATGCCTCTGCCGAGAAACTCCTGCCTCGAGACCTGACATGGACACTCTGGAAAAGATGTCTCCTCAGCCACTGGCTCCCTCAAGGTGACCTGCATCCTCCCTTGTTCCATGCCCTGTACCCTGTGCCTCATGGAGCATTTGGGTTTGTGTCTGGTCTGCGGCTCGAAGAGCGTTTCTGCTGTCTGCCATTTTACTGTGGATAAAGGGCATTACGCTCTTTGCTAACGTCCCTTCTCTTCACAGTGCCTTTCTGCCCTCTATCCCAGGCACCTCTGTCTTTCCTCTCGTCTCCATCTCTGGAGACGCTACCAGGAAATGCTACCGGAAATAGCATCATGCCTTCGACTCCCTTTGTGCTGATTCTTCCTGAGAGCTTAACCCGCCTTTGCGACGTCTCCTTTCTTGACGTTTCTACTTGTCTCTCACAGGACCTATACTTTTTCCTAccagctttttcattttttaaatggaaaataatcaaaatgatgtGATTTCTAGAGTGGTCTTGTCCTCCTCAATGGTATTCCTGTGgcttctctcaatctctcttctCAGCAACTCTCTTGAGCTCGCTTATCATCAACCTTATTTTCAATAAAAGTGGCCTTCTGAAGCTTCCTGTTATCTTGCAGGCAACTCCGGCAGCCTCCCACTCTCTAGCTGTCTCCCTTCTGTCACCCCTGTGTCCTGGCGCTCCCAGTTAGCTGAGGTAGGTCTATCTCCAGGGTAAGAGTGGGCTGGGATGACACAGTCCCAGGCCTTAAGGAGTTTATGGTCTTTCATGACTTTCCTTCCCTGCCAAAGACCGAGCTCTTGCAACATCGGAATCTAAAAGCAGTTATTTGATGTTGTTTCTTGGTTCACAAAATAATTCTCTGAGGTTTATGATATGTTTTCCTCCATGCTCTTTGCAATTATTCACCTTTCATTTTCctccaagaaatatttactgaggaccTGCTACGTGCCTGGTGCTGAGCTAGGCCCAGGGTGGTCATGAGCAAAATCATCCACGGTCCCTGCTGTCCTGGAGCCTACAGTCTGGTGGGAAAGCAACATAAGTTCACCAAGTAGTCATGTTGAAACCTGCGCGATTTCAGTCATGAAAGCGGAGGAGAGACATGTAAAGCTGTGAAAGCGTATAAGGCAAAAGGCTGGgcaagtggttctcaaagtgtggtccctggaccagcagcctcAGCATCACCGGTGACCCAGTTAGAAATACacattctcagggcacctgggtggttcagtcaggtaggcatcctactcttgatctcagctcaggtcttaatctcagggtcctgagttcaagccccacggtgggctcccccctgggcatgaagcctacttaaaaagaaatacacattttcatttcCCACTCTAGACCCACTGGATTagaaactctggaggtggggcccagcCTCTGTTTTCATACATCCTCAGGAGACTACCATACACACACAGGTTTGAGAACTCTTGCCTCAGATGGTCAAAGAAAGCTTCTCTGCAGAAATAAGTTCTGGATTATAAAGGAAAACTAGGCAATAGGGTAGGGCGGGAGAAGTATTTCGTACAGAAAGAGTGGCATATGGAAAAGCCCTGTAGTAAGAGCAGAGAGTTTTGAAAACATGAGGGATTAGCCCAGGAGAGAAGAGTAATATAAGATACGTCTGGACAGGTTGATAGGACCAGGATATATAGGTCAGGGAGGCCACATCAAGGATTGGGCAATAGGAAGCTTTTTGATGTGCTTGAAACACAGGGATGACACAATCttacttgttttcatttattttttttttcaacttttttttttttttttctatttttgggacagagagagacagagcatgaacgggggaggggcagagagagagggagacacagaatcggaaacaggctccaggctccgagccatcagcccagagcctgacgcggggctcgaactcacggaccacgagatcgtgacctggctgaagtcggacgcttaaccgactgcgccacccaggcgccccacttgttttcatttaaagaataaatctaGCTACAGTATGGAGCAAATATTGCAGAAGAGCAAGGGTAGACCAGTTGGAGGTCATGGCAGGGGTCTGGGGAAAGATGGCGGTAACTTGCACGAAGGTGGTTtctggagggatggagagaaagtgCATAATCACAAGATTCATAAAGTCCACAGGTGTTGGTAATCAGTTGGAGGTGCCGAGGATGACTCTTGCGTTTTGAGTTTATATGCAAGATGGAGGGTAACGAGGCCAAGTTCGGCAGTGGGAAGGGATCCTGAGAAGG is a genomic window containing:
- the SERP2 gene encoding stress-associated endoplasmic reticulum protein 2 isoform X1, which codes for MVAKQRIRMANEKHSKNITQRGNVAKTLRPQEEKYPVGPWLLALFVFVVCGSGRPKTLAFPGDRQNCLEIVTPKVAVTPLRLRSRMFEELGSLGEGLLFHHKGKTEDMPLPRNSCLET
- the SERP2 gene encoding stress-associated endoplasmic reticulum protein 2 isoform X3 yields the protein MARKWDSRALPSAQAMVAKQRIRMANEKHSKNITQRGNVAKTLRPQEEKYPVGPWLLALFVFVVCGSGRPKTLAFPGDRQNCLEIVTPKVAVTPLRLRSRMFEELGSLGEGLLFHHKGKTEDMPLPRNSCLET